A single genomic interval of Spinacia oleracea cultivar Varoflay chromosome 6, BTI_SOV_V1, whole genome shotgun sequence harbors:
- the LOC110790035 gene encoding uncharacterized protein yields the protein MKPWSVDMDMEKEEIRSVPIWIQLKLNIKYWGEKALFKIVNQIGKPVKRDSATTNRDKFHFARVLVDMPITHSLPDQVSFMDEHGELIKVDIKYEWKPSKCGVCKMVGHQDAECRQGNRKAWVQKHSMQPVKPMVQAPAVDQEGFQQALRPIRVRNSIAAPTHLKNTFHLLNEEEIGEVEHVVVEVDIEDGAAHKQGVVKQFIHKHHVGLVGLLEHKVKVPNLGNLYQKVFLNWCFTSNSSYHDGGRIVLAWNPSSFVVTILQVTSQLIHCLVKPVGGSSSFYCTFIYDVNESHKRLDLWSNLKALYTQDAWIMCGDFNCVMTTEEKIGAPVRNAEIVDICQCMHFCGMEDIKSVGNYYTWNNKQQGAARVFSKLDRIMANSNWQTQFPTAEVCFMNEGTFDHSPGFLTV from the exons ATGAAGCCATGGAGTGTAGATATGGACATGGAGAAGGAGGAGATTAGGTCTGTTCCTATATGGATCCAATTAAAACTTAATATCAAATATTGGGGGGAAAAGGCACTCTTCAAAATTGTGAATCAAATAGGGAAACCTGTGAAAAGAGATTCTGCCACTACTAATAGGGATAAGTTTCACTTTGCTAGGGTTTTAGTGGACATGCCTATTACTCACAGTTTGCCTGATCAAGTTTCTTTCATGGATGAACATGGTGAATTGATTAAGGTAGACATAAAGTATGAATGGAAACCTAGTAAGTGTGGGGTGTGTAAGATGGTGGGACACCAAGATGCTGAATGTAGGCAAGGTAATAGGAAAGCTTGGGTGCAGAAACACTCAATGCAGCCAGTGAAACCAATGGTGCAAGCTCCTGCAGTTGATCAAGAGGGTTTTCAACAAGCTCTTAGGCCTATCAGGGTGAGAAACTCAATTGCAGCACCAACACACTTGAAAAACACTTTTCATTTGTTAAATGAAGAGGAAATTGGTGAAGTTGAACATGTAGTAGTGGAGGTGGACATTGAAGATGGGGCAG CTCATAAGCAAGGTGTAGTGAAGCAATTCATTCACAAACACCATGTGGGGCTAGTAGGACTTCTGGAGCATAAGGTGAAGGTTCCTAATCTTGGGAATCTTTACCAAAAAGTATTTTTGAATTGGTGTTTCACTAGTAATAGCAGTTATCATGATGGGGGTAGGATTGTGCTTGCTTGGAATCCTAGCAGTTTTGTTGTGACTATTCTACAAGTTACAAGCCAGCTTATTCACTGTCTGGTTAAGCCAGTGGGTGGTTCTTCTAGTTTTTATTGTACTTTCATCTATGACGTCAATGAAAGTCATAAGAGATTGGATCTTTGGAGTAATCTCAAAGCTTTATACACTCAGGATGCTTGGATTATGTGTGGTGATTTTAATTGTGTAATGACCACTGAAGAGAAGATTGGGGCTCCTGTTAGGAATGCTGAGATTGTGGATATATGTCAATGTATGCATTTCTGTGGAATGGAAGATATTAAGAGTGTGGGGAATTATTACACTTGGAATAATAAACAGCAAGGTGCTGCCAGAGTATTTTCAAAGCTTGACAGAATTATGGCAAATTCTAATTGGCAAACTCAATTTCCCACAGCTGAGGTTTGTTTTATGAATGAGGGCACTTTTGATCATTCCCCTGGTTTTCTTACTGTTTAA